In a single window of the Coleofasciculus sp. FACHB-T130 genome:
- a CDS encoding sugar phosphate isomerase/epimerase family protein, producing MNTGRSRTMKIAISNIAWQISEEASIATLMQELNIKGVEIAPTKVWNTPLSAKDSEISEYRNFWQIRGIQIVAMQSLIFGRPDLTIFESAEKRKETFEYLSGMTELGSKLGVQNLVFGSPKNRRVENLDQKEAEEIATSFFYDIGQVAHQNGVMFCIEPNPAVYNCDFITTSKQALDLVERVNSNGFGLHLDAAGITLSGENIETAINLSGKKLCHFHISEPHLEPVGAGIVDHPLFAKSLDNQKYKGWKSIEMKAQSQNSNILNVTKALKTAIKYYS from the coding sequence ATGAATACAGGACGCTCAAGAACCATGAAAATTGCCATTTCTAACATTGCTTGGCAAATTAGCGAAGAAGCATCTATTGCTACATTGATGCAAGAGCTTAATATTAAAGGTGTAGAAATTGCACCAACCAAGGTTTGGAATACTCCATTATCTGCAAAAGATTCGGAGATTTCTGAGTACAGAAATTTTTGGCAGATCCGAGGCATTCAGATTGTTGCTATGCAATCTCTTATTTTTGGTAGACCTGACTTAACCATCTTTGAAAGTGCAGAGAAGCGCAAGGAAACATTTGAATACTTGTCGGGAATGACTGAACTAGGCAGTAAACTAGGCGTACAGAATCTCGTTTTTGGGTCTCCCAAGAATAGACGTGTTGAAAACTTAGATCAGAAGGAAGCTGAAGAGATTGCAACATCCTTTTTTTATGATATAGGGCAGGTAGCACATCAAAATGGAGTAATGTTTTGTATTGAACCCAATCCAGCCGTCTATAATTGCGACTTTATTACAACTTCAAAGCAAGCTTTAGACCTAGTAGAACGGGTAAACAGTAATGGTTTTGGTCTACATTTAGATGCTGCTGGAATAACTCTAAGCGGAGAGAATATTGAAACAGCTATAAATCTGTCAGGGAAGAAGTTATGTCACTTTCACATTAGCGAACCTCACTTGGAGCCAGTTGGTGCAGGAATTGTCGATCATCCTTTATTTGCTAAAAGCTTAGACAACCAAAAGTATAAGGGCTGGAAATCTATTGAGATGAAAGCGCAAAGTCAAAATTCAAATATTTTAAACGTGACAAAAGCGCTAAAAACAGCGATTAAATACTATAGTTAA
- the rfbC gene encoding dTDP-4-dehydrorhamnose 3,5-epimerase gives MNILPTEIADVLIIEPKVFSDDRGFFYESYNQKAFSEKAGISANFAQDNHSRSAQYVLRGLHYQIQQPQGKLVRAIAGTIFDVAVDIRKSSPTFGQWVGCLLSAENKRQLWIPSGFAHGFLVVSEAAEVLYKTTDYYAPQHERCLLWNDPDLAIDWPLTDSPVLSAKDQAGQPLNIAEVFP, from the coding sequence ATGAACATTCTGCCTACTGAAATTGCCGATGTTTTAATCATCGAGCCTAAAGTCTTTTCAGATGATCGCGGGTTCTTTTACGAAAGCTACAACCAGAAAGCCTTTAGTGAAAAAGCTGGAATTTCGGCTAACTTCGCTCAAGACAACCATTCCCGTTCAGCGCAATATGTTTTGCGCGGACTGCATTACCAAATCCAACAGCCTCAAGGTAAGTTGGTACGGGCGATCGCAGGCACTATCTTTGACGTAGCTGTAGACATCCGAAAAAGCTCCCCTACGTTTGGTCAGTGGGTGGGCTGCCTCCTCAGTGCTGAGAACAAACGCCAACTCTGGATACCTTCCGGCTTTGCCCACGGCTTTCTAGTCGTCTCAGAAGCCGCTGAAGTGTTGTACAAAACAACTGACTACTATGCGCCGCAGCATGAACGCTGCCTCCTGTGGAATGACCCAGATTTAGCGATTGACTGGCCCCTCACCGACTCGCCAGTGTTATCTGCCAAAGACCAAGCCGGTCAACCCCTCAACATTGCTGAAGTATTTCCATAA